The following proteins are encoded in a genomic region of Candidatus Eisenbacteria bacterium:
- the deoD gene encoding purine-nucleoside phosphorylase: MPTPHLSAQPGDFADVVLMPGDPLRAKLIAESYFEKPRLVNDVRNMYGYTGMYKGRRVSVLAHGMGIPSCSIYATELIREYGVKTLIRVGSCGVLAADIELGDVILALGASTDSKVNRIRFMDHDFAAVADYALLAHAVDAARERGTPVRVGNVFSSDLFYSPQTAMFDVLEKMGVLAVEMEIAGLYGLAAEFGARALGILSVSDHIRKGTHLSADERRTRFQAMIEIALETARRSGTHVRPPA; this comes from the coding sequence ATGCCCACACCTCACCTGTCCGCCCAGCCGGGCGACTTCGCCGACGTGGTGCTCATGCCCGGCGACCCGCTCCGGGCCAAGCTGATCGCCGAGAGCTACTTCGAGAAACCCCGCCTGGTGAACGACGTCCGCAACATGTACGGCTACACCGGCATGTACAAGGGCCGCCGCGTGTCGGTGCTGGCCCACGGCATGGGCATCCCTTCGTGCTCGATCTACGCCACCGAGCTGATCCGCGAGTACGGCGTGAAGACCCTGATCCGGGTGGGCAGCTGCGGGGTGCTGGCGGCCGACATCGAGTTGGGCGACGTGATCCTGGCCCTGGGCGCGTCCACGGATTCCAAGGTGAACCGCATCCGGTTCATGGACCACGACTTCGCCGCGGTCGCGGACTACGCGCTGCTGGCCCACGCCGTGGATGCCGCCCGCGAGCGGGGCACCCCGGTGCGCGTGGGCAACGTGTTCTCCTCGGACCTGTTCTACTCGCCGCAGACCGCGATGTTCGACGTGCTGGAGAAGATGGGGGTGCTGGCGGTGGAGATGGAGATTGCAGGTCTATACGGGCTGGCGGCGGAGTTCGGCGCGCGCGCGCTGGGCATCCTCAGCGTGTCCGACCACATCCGCAAGGGCACCCACCTGAGCGCCGACGAGCGGCGCACGCGCTTCCAGGCGATGATCGAGATCGCGCTGGAGACAGCCCGGCGCAGCGGAACTCACGTTCGGCCTCCGGCGTGA